In Rahnella aquatilis CIP 78.65 = ATCC 33071, one DNA window encodes the following:
- the cysS gene encoding cysteine--tRNA ligase yields MLKIFNTLSRQKEEFKPIHAGKVGMYVCGITVYDLCHIGHGRTFVSFDVVSRYLRYLGYDLKYVRNITDIDDKIIKRAAENGETFMALTDRMIGEMHADFAALNILPPDSEPRATQHIHEIIDIVQTLIDRDHAYVASNGDVMFWVESDPDYGLLSRQDLDQLQAGARVEVEANVKRNPMDFVLWKMSKPGEPSWTSPWGKGRPGWHIECSAMNCKQLGAHFDIHGGGSDLMFPHHENEIAQSSCAHDGPYVNTWMHSGMVMIDREKMSKSLDNFFTVRDVLKYYDAESVRYFLMSGHYRSQLNYSEENLKLARTSMERLYTALRGTDAAATPAGGEAFVTRFRAAMDDDFNTPEAYSVLFDMARDINRLKTEDLSAANGLAAELRQLAGVLGLLEQDPEQFLKSGAQADNDDEVAEIEALIKQRNDARASKDWGMADKARDRLNEMGIVLEDGPAGTTWRRK; encoded by the coding sequence ATGCTGAAGATTTTTAATACCCTGAGTCGCCAAAAAGAGGAATTCAAGCCAATTCATGCCGGTAAAGTCGGGATGTACGTGTGTGGGATCACTGTTTACGATCTGTGTCATATCGGCCACGGTCGCACTTTTGTGTCTTTCGACGTGGTATCCCGTTACCTGCGCTACCTGGGTTATGACCTGAAATATGTGCGTAACATCACCGATATCGACGACAAAATCATTAAACGTGCCGCTGAAAATGGCGAAACGTTTATGGCGCTGACCGACCGTATGATTGGCGAAATGCACGCTGATTTTGCTGCACTGAACATTCTGCCACCTGACTCTGAACCGCGCGCCACGCAGCACATTCACGAAATTATCGATATCGTGCAGACGCTGATTGACCGTGACCACGCCTATGTCGCGTCGAACGGCGATGTGATGTTCTGGGTGGAAAGTGATCCGGATTACGGACTGTTGTCCCGTCAGGATCTGGATCAGTTACAGGCGGGGGCGCGCGTCGAAGTCGAAGCCAACGTGAAACGCAATCCGATGGATTTCGTACTGTGGAAAATGTCCAAGCCGGGCGAACCGAGCTGGACATCTCCGTGGGGCAAAGGCCGCCCGGGCTGGCATATCGAATGTTCCGCGATGAACTGCAAACAGCTCGGTGCGCATTTCGACATTCACGGCGGCGGTTCTGACCTGATGTTCCCGCACCACGAGAACGAAATTGCGCAGTCAAGCTGTGCCCATGACGGCCCGTATGTGAATACCTGGATGCACTCCGGCATGGTGATGATCGACCGCGAAAAGATGTCCAAATCACTGGATAACTTCTTCACCGTGCGCGATGTGCTGAAATATTATGATGCGGAAAGCGTGCGTTACTTCCTGATGTCGGGTCACTATCGCAGCCAGCTAAACTACAGCGAAGAAAACCTGAAACTGGCGCGTACCTCGATGGAGCGTCTGTACACCGCACTGCGCGGCACTGACGCCGCTGCAACGCCAGCCGGTGGTGAGGCTTTTGTTACGCGCTTCCGTGCGGCCATGGACGATGATTTCAACACGCCGGAAGCCTATTCCGTGCTGTTCGATATGGCACGTGACATCAACCGTCTGAAAACGGAAGACCTGTCTGCGGCCAACGGTCTGGCGGCGGAACTGCGGCAACTGGCAGGCGTGCTTGGCCTGCTGGAGCAGGATCCGGAGCAGTTCCTGAAATCCGGAGCTCAGGCGGATAACGATGACGAAGTGGCTGAAATCGAAGCGTTGATTAAACAGCGTAACGATGCCCGCGCCAGCAAAGACTGGGGCATGGCGGATAAAGCGCGCGATCGCCTCAATGAAATGGGTATCGTGTTAGAAGACGGACCGGCAGGCACCACCTGGCGTAGAAAATAA
- the ppx gene encoding exopolyphosphatase, which yields MPLKSSPQNAKPQEIAAIDLGSNSFHMVIARVVNGALQVLGRLKQRVHLADGLDAKNVLSEEAIQRGLDCLALFAERLQGFAENNVTIVGTHTLRQAVNAEEFLRRAKEVIPYPIEIISGQEEARLIFMGVEHTQPEKGRKLVVDIGGGSTELVIGEDFEPLLAESRRMGCVSFAQMFFPNGEISRSNFKRAQLAAAQKLETLAWQYRLQGWQYALGASGSIKAAHEVLVAMGEKDGLITPERLEMLTEAVLNFKHFSALDLPGLSEDRQSVFVPGLAILRGVFDALAVKELRLSDGALREGVLYEMEGRFRHQDIRTRTAKSLAEHYNIDREQARRVLDTTEQLYAQWLAQNTKLVQPQLESLLKFSAMLHEVGLSINHTGMHRHSSYILQNTNLPGFNQEQQTLLATLVRFHRKAIKLEELPRLNLFKKKHYIPLIQLLRLGALLNNQRQSTTTPESLRLSTDDNHWTLRFPAGYLAQNNLVQLDFEKEQSYWDDVTGWKLMLEEEDGIGGN from the coding sequence CTGCAGGTCCTGGGACGCCTGAAACAACGCGTTCATCTGGCCGATGGCCTCGATGCCAAAAATGTGCTCAGTGAAGAAGCCATTCAGCGCGGGCTGGATTGCCTGGCTTTATTCGCCGAACGCCTGCAGGGGTTTGCGGAAAATAACGTCACTATTGTCGGCACGCATACCTTGCGTCAGGCAGTGAACGCCGAGGAATTTCTCAGGCGCGCCAAAGAAGTCATCCCCTACCCGATTGAAATCATTTCCGGTCAGGAAGAAGCGCGACTTATTTTTATGGGCGTTGAACATACGCAGCCGGAAAAAGGTCGCAAGCTGGTGGTCGATATCGGTGGCGGCTCAACAGAACTGGTCATCGGAGAAGATTTCGAGCCGTTACTGGCCGAAAGCCGCCGTATGGGCTGCGTCAGTTTCGCGCAAATGTTTTTCCCCAATGGCGAAATCAGCCGCAGTAATTTCAAACGTGCGCAGCTCGCTGCCGCGCAAAAACTGGAAACTCTGGCGTGGCAGTATCGTCTGCAAGGCTGGCAGTATGCTTTGGGTGCGTCCGGCAGTATTAAAGCGGCCCATGAAGTGCTGGTCGCAATGGGCGAGAAAGACGGCTTAATTACCCCTGAGCGGCTGGAAATGCTGACCGAAGCGGTACTGAATTTTAAGCATTTCAGCGCACTGGATTTGCCGGGCTTATCGGAAGACAGGCAATCGGTGTTTGTGCCGGGGCTTGCCATTCTGCGCGGCGTGTTCGATGCACTGGCAGTCAAAGAGCTGCGTCTTTCTGACGGCGCGCTGCGTGAAGGTGTGCTGTATGAAATGGAGGGTCGCTTCCGTCATCAGGATATCCGTACCCGTACTGCGAAAAGTCTGGCTGAGCATTACAATATTGACCGTGAACAGGCGCGCCGCGTGCTGGATACCACAGAACAATTGTATGCCCAGTGGCTGGCGCAAAATACCAAGCTGGTGCAGCCGCAACTCGAATCACTGTTGAAATTCAGTGCCATGTTGCATGAAGTCGGTCTGAGTATTAATCACACCGGCATGCACCGTCATTCCTCGTATATCCTGCAAAATACTAACTTGCCGGGATTCAACCAGGAACAGCAAACGTTGCTGGCTACCCTGGTACGTTTCCACCGCAAAGCCATCAAGCTGGAAGAACTGCCGCGCCTGAATCTGTTCAAGAAAAAACACTACATTCCGCTGATCCAGCTTCTGCGTTTAGGCGCATTGCTCAACAATCAGCGCCAGTCGACAACAACGCCTGAATCCCTGCGGTTATCCACCGATGATAATCACTGGACACTGCGTTTCCCGGCTGGCTATCTGGCGCAGAACAACCTGGTTCAGCTGGATTTCGAAAAAGAACAGAGTTACTGGGATGACGTGACGGGCTGGAAACTGATGCTTGAGGAAGAAGACGGCATTGGAGGAAACTAA
- a CDS encoding EAL domain-containing protein has product MRKNFSWQDMRHKWWGLPAICALMLIPVTSWLSPMISLPDGRTYLIYMPIATCVALLMVFDWAALPGIALTLFLRYYLRVGFEMGTLMTVIYFAALSLAWLGYRWQAGSRWSAPLGLMNLAKVRVGWLLIFLTLFLVIVLQIVIESGLLPDYLGMATRDFFTLRTLVNLQAMILGILLNSHVIYLLIRIIRKPHYLRVVCTRLRKELAPGVKFTEMVLWFAALGVMVTLLCLQGLSEPFMKILLSDYTLTLLFPVLLFGAWRYGYYFISIVWTFTLTILFNFYQGFISEQSFVHNLVFVSALMLVYTITLLLMAAIASRQRLLMKRSSAAALQDPVFGLPNLRAFNRDLARYPRSMLCFIRVSDMDMLSRNYGMQLRIQFKQQLALGLKPYLQAGERVYHLPGYDLVLRLNCEDTDKKLQNLHDYLEDFRLIWNGLPLHPNIGLSYCTVYSPVEHLPVLLGELSGIAEVSLTTGQPESNKNDHSQVQLEIREKVDMLHKIQRALDDDRFVLMAQPIFGVRGDSYHEILLRMSDGAHEKLVTPDKFLPVVHEFGLSYQLDMWVLKHTLMFINQNRVRLPSLRFAVNFTPSTLCRPTFTRDFKTLMLEYEVEPFQIVLEVTESHLLQNMKYADMAMRELRSYGCRIAIDDFGTGYASYGRLKEIQADILKIDGSFVRNMLTDSLDAYIVQSICQVARMKHLSIVAEYVETEEQKTALHALGVDYMQGYLVGKPEPLNKLLEFPTP; this is encoded by the coding sequence ATGCGTAAAAATTTTTCCTGGCAAGACATGCGCCATAAATGGTGGGGACTTCCCGCGATTTGTGCGCTGATGCTGATCCCGGTGACGTCGTGGCTTTCTCCGATGATTTCCCTGCCGGATGGCCGTACTTATCTTATTTATATGCCGATAGCGACCTGCGTCGCGCTACTGATGGTATTTGACTGGGCCGCATTGCCAGGCATCGCCCTGACGCTTTTCCTGCGTTATTACCTGCGCGTTGGCTTCGAGATGGGCACACTGATGACGGTGATTTATTTCGCCGCACTGTCTCTGGCCTGGCTGGGTTATCGCTGGCAGGCGGGAAGCCGCTGGTCCGCACCGCTCGGGCTGATGAATCTGGCGAAAGTCCGGGTTGGCTGGTTGCTGATTTTCCTGACGTTATTTTTAGTCATCGTATTGCAGATTGTGATTGAAAGCGGACTGCTGCCCGATTATCTCGGCATGGCGACGCGGGACTTTTTCACCCTCAGGACACTGGTCAATTTACAGGCGATGATCCTCGGTATTCTGCTTAACTCGCATGTGATTTATCTGCTGATACGTATTATCCGCAAGCCACATTATTTACGTGTGGTGTGCACGAGGTTGCGTAAAGAACTGGCACCGGGCGTGAAGTTTACTGAGATGGTGCTGTGGTTTGCGGCTCTGGGTGTCATGGTCACGCTGCTGTGTCTGCAGGGACTGAGTGAGCCGTTTATGAAGATTTTACTCAGCGATTACACGCTGACGCTACTGTTCCCGGTATTGCTGTTTGGGGCATGGCGCTACGGTTATTACTTTATCAGCATCGTGTGGACTTTCACCCTGACGATTTTATTTAATTTTTATCAGGGTTTTATCTCCGAACAGAGTTTTGTTCATAATCTGGTGTTCGTCTCCGCCCTGATGCTGGTTTATACCATTACGTTGTTGCTGATGGCGGCCATTGCTTCGCGACAGCGTTTGCTGATGAAAAGATCCAGTGCCGCCGCGTTGCAGGATCCGGTATTTGGCCTGCCTAACCTGCGCGCCTTCAACCGTGATCTGGCGCGCTATCCGCGTTCCATGCTGTGTTTTATTCGTGTTTCGGATATGGATATGCTGAGCCGTAATTACGGCATGCAGTTGCGCATCCAGTTTAAACAGCAACTGGCGCTCGGACTGAAACCTTATCTGCAGGCGGGTGAGCGGGTCTATCATTTGCCGGGTTATGATTTAGTCTTACGGCTTAACTGCGAAGACACGGATAAAAAATTGCAGAATTTGCATGATTATCTGGAAGATTTCCGTCTGATCTGGAACGGATTGCCGCTGCATCCCAATATAGGTTTATCGTACTGTACGGTGTATTCGCCGGTGGAACATCTGCCGGTTTTACTGGGCGAACTGAGCGGTATTGCCGAAGTTTCCCTGACCACCGGGCAGCCGGAATCGAATAAAAACGATCACAGTCAGGTGCAACTGGAGATCAGAGAAAAAGTCGACATGCTGCATAAAATCCAGCGGGCACTGGATGACGATCGCTTCGTGCTGATGGCACAACCTATCTTCGGGGTACGCGGCGACAGTTATCATGAAATCCTGCTGCGTATGTCTGATGGTGCGCATGAAAAGCTGGTTACACCGGATAAATTCCTGCCTGTGGTGCATGAATTCGGTTTGTCGTATCAGCTGGATATGTGGGTGCTGAAACATACGCTGATGTTTATTAATCAGAACCGTGTTCGGTTGCCGAGCCTGCGTTTTGCGGTGAATTTCACGCCCTCAACGTTGTGCCGCCCGACGTTTACCCGCGATTTTAAAACGCTGATGCTGGAATATGAGGTGGAACCGTTCCAGATCGTGCTGGAAGTCACCGAGTCGCATTTATTGCAGAACATGAAATATGCCGACATGGCGATGCGGGAATTGCGTTCTTACGGCTGCCGGATTGCGATTGATGACTTCGGTACAGGCTATGCCAGCTACGGTCGTCTGAAGGAGATTCAGGCCGATATCCTCAAAATTGACGGCAGCTTTGTGCGCAATATGCTGACTGATTCGCTGGACGCCTACATTGTGCAGTCAATCTGTCAGGTGGCGCGCATGAAGCATCTGTCGATTGTGGCCGAGTATGTGGAAACTGAAGAACAGAAAACCGCGCTGCACGCGTTAGGTGTGGATTACATGCAGGGTTATCTGGTGGGTAAACCGGAACCGTTAAACAAACTGCTGGAATTCCCGACCCCCTGA
- the mgtE gene encoding magnesium transporter: MSGGKPKNYGQKLAESRSRILDLLLNTDDLADSILGEEPDVDGDTRAQLMDNTAELTSRVKSLHAADVADVLEALPIRERLALWRLVEPAARGKALVEVSETVWDSLIEEMSDKDLLKTMSLLDVDDQVYLAEYLPRDLIGRVLTSLDPRQREKVREVMKFSKECVGRIMDFELLTVRPDVSLGTVQRFLRARKSIPQATDKVFITDRKNTLLGELPLTTILLNSPHTLVSDVMITDLSSFEPEDKAEDAASAFERYDLITAAVVDKKGKLMGRLTVEEIVDFVNNDTDSNLRRMGGLSPEEDVFSPVTKAVRNRWAWLAINLCTAFVASRVIGLFEHTISQLVALAALMPIVAGIGGNTGNQTITMIVRGLALHHVQLGNLKFLMFRELGVALINGLVWGGLMGIVTWLLYGNWEMGAVMTLAMVLNLLLAALMGVVIPLTMVRLGRDPAVGSSVMITALTDTGGFFIFLGLATIFLL; encoded by the coding sequence ATGTCTGGTGGAAAACCGAAAAATTATGGCCAGAAACTGGCTGAAAGCCGCAGCAGGATCCTCGATCTCCTTCTGAACACCGATGACCTCGCCGACAGTATTCTGGGCGAGGAACCTGACGTTGATGGCGACACGCGCGCACAACTGATGGACAACACCGCCGAGCTGACCTCGCGGGTAAAAAGTCTTCACGCGGCGGACGTTGCGGACGTACTGGAAGCACTACCGATACGTGAGCGTCTGGCGCTGTGGCGGTTGGTAGAGCCCGCTGCACGCGGCAAAGCGCTGGTGGAAGTCTCAGAAACCGTCTGGGACAGTCTGATCGAAGAAATGAGCGATAAGGATTTGCTCAAAACCATGTCACTGCTGGATGTGGACGATCAGGTTTATCTGGCAGAGTATTTGCCCCGCGACCTGATTGGCCGCGTACTGACCTCGCTGGATCCCCGTCAGCGCGAGAAAGTCCGCGAAGTCATGAAATTCAGCAAAGAATGCGTGGGCCGCATTATGGATTTCGAGTTGCTGACCGTTCGCCCGGATGTCTCGCTGGGCACTGTTCAGCGCTTTCTCCGTGCGCGCAAGTCAATCCCGCAGGCGACCGATAAAGTCTTTATTACTGACCGGAAAAATACGCTGCTCGGCGAATTGCCGCTGACCACCATTTTACTGAACTCACCGCATACGCTGGTTTCTGACGTGATGATCACCGATCTCAGCAGTTTTGAACCAGAGGACAAAGCCGAAGACGCCGCCAGTGCGTTCGAGCGTTATGACCTGATCACCGCTGCCGTCGTGGATAAAAAAGGCAAACTGATGGGTCGCCTGACGGTGGAAGAAATCGTTGATTTCGTCAATAACGACACTGACAGCAACTTACGCCGGATGGGGGGCTTAAGCCCTGAAGAGGATGTTTTCTCGCCAGTGACTAAAGCCGTGCGTAACCGCTGGGCATGGCTGGCCATCAATCTGTGTACGGCGTTTGTGGCTTCCCGCGTGATCGGCCTGTTTGAACACACTATTTCGCAGCTCGTTGCGCTGGCCGCGCTGATGCCCATTGTTGCCGGTATCGGCGGGAATACCGGGAATCAAACCATCACCATGATTGTCCGCGGGCTGGCGCTGCACCATGTTCAGCTCGGCAATCTGAAATTCCTGATGTTCAGGGAGCTGGGCGTGGCACTGATCAACGGTCTCGTCTGGGGCGGATTAATGGGAATTGTCACCTGGCTGCTCTACGGCAACTGGGAGATGGGCGCGGTAATGACGCTGGCGATGGTGCTGAATTTGCTGCTGGCCGCACTGATGGGCGTCGTGATCCCGCTGACCATGGTACGCCTGGGCCGTGACCCGGCGGTCGGCTCCAGTGTAATGATTACCGCACTGACAGACACCGGTGGATTCTTTATTTTCCTCGGCCTTGCCACTATTTTCCTGCTTTAA
- the ppiB gene encoding peptidylprolyl isomerase B, protein MVTFHTNHGDIVIKTFADKAPATVENFLNYCRKGFYDNTIFHRVINGFMIQGGGFEPGMNQKNTDAPINNEADNGLKNTKGTLAMARTNDPHSATAQFFINVTDNDFLNHSGKNAQGWGYCVFAEVVEGQDVVDAIKAVKTGRSGMHQDVPKEDVVIKSVTVSE, encoded by the coding sequence ATGGTCACTTTCCACACCAACCACGGCGACATCGTCATTAAAACTTTCGCTGACAAAGCGCCAGCTACGGTTGAAAACTTCCTGAACTATTGCCGTAAAGGCTTCTACGACAACACAATTTTCCACCGTGTGATTAACGGTTTCATGATCCAGGGCGGCGGTTTTGAGCCAGGCATGAACCAGAAAAACACCGATGCGCCTATCAATAACGAAGCAGACAACGGCCTGAAAAACACCAAAGGCACGCTGGCGATGGCACGTACCAACGATCCGCACTCTGCCACGGCACAGTTCTTCATCAACGTCACTGACAACGATTTCCTGAACCACAGCGGCAAAAACGCACAAGGTTGGGGTTACTGCGTATTCGCAGAAGTGGTTGAAGGTCAGGACGTGGTTGACGCGATCAAAGCGGTGAAAACCGGTCGCAGCGGCATGCACCAGGACGTTCCAAAAGAAGATGTTGTGATCAAAAGCGTCACAGTCAGCGAATAA
- a CDS encoding diguanylate cyclase produces MENSKPPSPGFNQANWTSCLLLGISICLLAFACMSIIQKSSSLAGLWLPTALLIPVLFHHRYRDWIPLLCAAALGIAAAHTVIGTPLFRYLPYLLNNLIEASLCAALLRRMLPAQDPLSGLGSWGKFFFVAVIFCPLVSALIMLLLIAHIHSPAELQSRFATWFMSEAVAILALTPLGLIYQRGYLVKLLTSPRFFGLLLTLVLTLAAGFLALKWLPYTFAFITIPLLWSAIRLPRIEAFIIFLSMTLMIALLHTSGIISVQQHLAAHIPEGLIFLPLLLILMPANAMAMAMHALSTEKSHITQSENRFRNAMEYSAIGMTLVSPEGKLLQVNKALCHLLGYEAEYLTTLTFQEITYHDDLGKDLALLQQLLNDEIQSYTLEKRYLRRSGEIIWAFLAVSLVRDEHHEPMYFISQIEDINELKHTEMTNKRLSEALHEEKELLHITLNSINEAVISTDRNMNITFMNPVAEKMTGWTEQQAQGQPVSRIVLISKGAGGPLIDDLLQFDINENLHSSVERSLVLHGQHTALFDVQLAVSPLRTLKDEPIGIVLVLQDVSKSRELMRKLSYSASHDLLTGLSNRGSFESSLKKALNLTATQRQPHGLAFIDLDHFKEINDTAGHAAGDELLRQISALMQENIRNSDRLARLGGDEFALILFDCPPERGLGTLQHLVDKINDFKFIWEENAYRIGASAGMTQINDANVTGSEYMAQADMACYIAKHNGRGRVYKYDPVQKTATAHTSGAIPPAGYQSGTGR; encoded by the coding sequence GTGGAAAATAGCAAACCGCCCTCGCCTGGGTTTAATCAGGCAAACTGGACATCCTGCTTACTTTTAGGCATCTCAATCTGCCTGCTGGCCTTTGCCTGCATGAGTATTATTCAGAAGTCGTCCAGCCTCGCCGGATTGTGGCTGCCAACGGCATTGCTGATCCCGGTTTTATTCCACCACCGCTATCGCGACTGGATCCCGCTGTTGTGCGCCGCCGCTCTGGGTATCGCGGCAGCACATACGGTTATCGGCACGCCCCTCTTCCGCTACCTGCCTTATCTGCTCAATAATCTTATTGAGGCCTCTCTGTGTGCGGCGTTATTGCGCAGAATGTTGCCGGCACAAGACCCGCTTTCCGGGCTGGGTTCCTGGGGAAAATTCTTTTTCGTCGCGGTGATCTTCTGCCCGCTGGTCAGCGCGTTAATCATGCTGTTACTGATTGCGCATATTCATTCTCCGGCGGAATTACAAAGCCGCTTTGCGACCTGGTTTATGTCAGAAGCCGTGGCGATCCTCGCCCTCACGCCGCTGGGGCTTATCTACCAGCGCGGCTATCTGGTTAAACTGCTCACATCGCCGCGTTTTTTCGGACTGCTTCTGACGTTAGTGCTGACACTGGCCGCCGGTTTTCTGGCGCTGAAATGGCTGCCTTATACTTTCGCGTTTATCACCATCCCGCTGCTGTGGTCCGCCATTCGTCTACCCCGTATAGAAGCATTCATTATTTTTCTGTCGATGACGCTGATGATTGCGTTACTGCATACCAGCGGCATTATCTCCGTTCAGCAGCATCTGGCGGCGCATATTCCTGAGGGGTTAATTTTCCTGCCGTTGCTGCTGATTCTGATGCCTGCGAATGCCATGGCGATGGCGATGCATGCGCTGAGCACTGAAAAATCCCACATCACGCAAAGTGAAAATCGCTTCAGAAACGCCATGGAATACTCAGCGATTGGTATGACGCTGGTATCGCCGGAAGGCAAACTGCTGCAGGTGAACAAAGCGTTATGTCATCTGCTGGGATATGAAGCGGAGTATCTGACGACCCTGACATTCCAGGAGATTACCTATCATGACGATCTGGGCAAAGACCTGGCGCTGTTGCAGCAACTGCTGAACGATGAAATCCAGAGTTACACCCTGGAGAAGCGGTATCTGCGCCGCAGCGGCGAAATTATCTGGGCATTCCTCGCCGTATCACTGGTGCGCGATGAACATCATGAACCGATGTATTTCATTTCTCAGATTGAAGATATTAACGAACTCAAGCATACCGAAATGACCAACAAGCGTCTTTCGGAAGCGCTGCATGAAGAAAAAGAACTGCTGCATATCACGCTGAATTCTATCAATGAGGCGGTGATCTCAACCGACCGTAACATGAATATTACGTTCATGAATCCGGTCGCAGAGAAAATGACCGGCTGGACAGAACAGCAGGCTCAGGGGCAACCGGTCAGCCGCATTGTGCTCATCAGCAAAGGCGCGGGAGGGCCGCTTATCGACGATCTTTTGCAGTTTGATATCAATGAAAACCTGCACTCTTCGGTTGAGCGTTCGCTGGTTCTGCACGGCCAGCACACCGCTTTGTTTGATGTCCAGCTGGCAGTGTCACCGCTGCGTACCCTGAAAGACGAACCGATTGGTATTGTGCTGGTGCTACAGGATGTCAGTAAATCCCGCGAACTGATGCGAAAACTCAGTTACAGCGCCTCTCACGATTTACTCACCGGCTTGTCGAATCGTGGCAGTTTCGAATCGAGCCTGAAAAAAGCGCTGAATCTGACGGCCACACAACGTCAGCCTCACGGCCTGGCGTTTATCGATCTGGATCATTTTAAGGAGATTAACGACACCGCAGGTCATGCCGCAGGGGATGAACTGCTGCGCCAGATCAGCGCCCTGATGCAGGAAAATATCCGCAACAGCGACCGGCTGGCACGGCTGGGCGGTGATGAATTTGCGCTGATCTTATTTGATTGTCCGCCGGAACGGGGGCTGGGAACGCTTCAGCATCTGGTGGACAAAATCAACGATTTCAAATTCATATGGGAAGAAAATGCCTACCGGATCGGTGCCAGCGCAGGGATGACGCAGATAAATGATGCGAACGTTACCGGCAGCGAATACATGGCACAGGCGGATATGGCCTGCTACATCGCCAAACACAACGGACGCGGGCGGGTTTATAAATATGATCCGGTGCAAAAAACCGCCACCGCACACACCAGCGGCGCGATCCCGCCCGCAGGCTATCAGTCTGGCACAGGGAGGTGA
- the lpxH gene encoding UDP-2,3-diacylglucosamine diphosphatase: protein MTTFFIADIHLCAQEPAITAGFLRFLREDAPQADALYILGDLFEAWIGDDDPQPLHADISAALNQLHQQGVPCFFIHGNRDFLLGRRFARDSLMTLLPEKKVLELYGRRVMILHGDTLCTDDVAYQNFRKKVHNPLIQKLFLMLPLKWRLAIAARMRANSKASNQGKSLEIMDVNPQAVVSEMQMAGVEWMIHGHTHRPAIHEVPLGNKTGHRVVLGAWHEEGSMVKVTADNVELIRFPF, encoded by the coding sequence ATGACCACGTTTTTTATCGCAGATATCCATCTTTGCGCACAGGAACCGGCAATCACTGCCGGTTTTCTGCGTTTTCTGCGTGAAGATGCGCCGCAGGCCGACGCCCTGTACATCCTCGGCGACCTGTTCGAAGCCTGGATTGGCGACGACGATCCGCAACCGCTTCACGCCGATATCTCCGCCGCACTCAATCAGTTACACCAGCAGGGCGTGCCCTGCTTTTTCATTCATGGCAACCGCGATTTTCTGCTCGGCAGACGCTTCGCCCGCGACAGCCTGATGACACTGCTGCCGGAGAAAAAAGTGCTCGAGTTGTACGGACGCCGCGTGATGATCCTGCACGGTGACACGCTGTGCACCGACGATGTCGCGTATCAGAACTTCCGAAAAAAAGTCCACAACCCGCTGATCCAGAAACTTTTCCTGATGCTGCCGCTGAAATGGCGACTGGCGATTGCCGCCAGAATGCGCGCCAACAGCAAGGCATCAAATCAGGGTAAATCACTGGAAATTATGGATGTGAACCCGCAGGCGGTGGTCAGCGAAATGCAGATGGCAGGCGTCGAGTGGATGATCCATGGTCATACCCATCGCCCGGCCATTCACGAGGTACCGCTGGGAAATAAAACCGGCCACCGCGTCGTACTCGGCGCGTGGCACGAGGAAGGCTCGATGGTGAAAGTCACCGCCGATAACGTCGAGCTGATCAGATTCCCGTTTTGA
- the alkA gene encoding DNA-3-methyladenine glycosylase 2, with amino-acid sequence MTTLFLTYQPPYDWQWMTAFLGARALQGVEQQDGEYYQRTLAVMHNGERLTGWLRLRPLPERNGVELEVSSSLSPVAENVAAQVRRLLDLDAQPQVIADGLGALAENAPGLRLPGCADRFELVVRAILGQLVSVKMAATLATRLTEKWGEPVRTPFAVLTHLFPSPAAIGQLTVDDLRSIGVQAKRAACLINIAQAVEEGRLPLNDINDVQNGIKQLLAMPGIGNWTASYVAMRAWSAPDIFLGGDYLIKQRFPGMTPGKITRYAEVWKPWRTYATLHLWFNNDWQPDTP; translated from the coding sequence GTGACAACTCTGTTTCTGACCTATCAGCCCCCGTATGACTGGCAGTGGATGACGGCATTTCTCGGCGCGCGTGCATTGCAGGGCGTCGAGCAACAGGATGGCGAATACTATCAGCGTACGCTGGCGGTGATGCACAACGGCGAACGCCTGACCGGCTGGTTGCGGCTGCGGCCGTTGCCTGAGCGAAATGGCGTTGAGCTGGAAGTGTCGTCGTCGCTTTCGCCGGTTGCGGAGAACGTCGCTGCACAGGTGCGGCGGTTGCTGGATCTGGACGCGCAGCCACAGGTTATCGCCGACGGTCTGGGGGCGCTGGCAGAAAATGCGCCGGGATTACGCCTGCCGGGATGTGCTGACCGTTTTGAACTGGTGGTGCGGGCGATCCTCGGACAGCTGGTGAGCGTAAAAATGGCGGCGACACTGGCAACGCGGCTGACCGAAAAATGGGGTGAACCGGTGCGTACGCCGTTTGCTGTGCTGACGCATTTGTTTCCGTCTCCGGCAGCGATCGGGCAGTTAACGGTGGATGATTTACGGAGTATTGGCGTACAGGCCAAACGTGCGGCCTGTCTGATTAATATTGCGCAGGCAGTGGAAGAAGGGCGTTTGCCGCTCAATGACATCAATGACGTGCAGAACGGAATAAAACAGCTGCTGGCGATGCCGGGGATTGGCAACTGGACTGCCAGTTATGTCGCAATGCGTGCCTGGTCTGCGCCTGATATTTTTCTCGGTGGCGACTATCTGATTAAACAGCGTTTTCCGGGCATGACGCCGGGGAAAATTACCCGCTATGCTGAAGTCTGGAAACCGTGGCGCACCTACGCCACGCTGCATTTATGGTTCAATAACGACTGGCAGCCGGACACGCCGTAG